In Archangium violaceum, the following are encoded in one genomic region:
- a CDS encoding ExbD/TolR family protein, which yields MAGGMDLGGGKGKKSLDVAINLTPFIDLMAVTISFLIMTAVWTQIGRLQVAQAGGPATDEEQKQEEQTKTVQLTLFVTPTELRLAADQSEFPPIEAKRGANGKLDLAPLLARFKELKAQFPDQSAITLQTEDKVRYEDLVRIIDQCIGAGLPQVSVSAIMG from the coding sequence ATGGCCGGCGGAATGGACCTCGGGGGAGGTAAAGGCAAGAAGTCGCTCGACGTTGCCATCAACCTCACCCCGTTCATCGACCTGATGGCGGTGACCATCAGCTTCCTCATCATGACGGCCGTCTGGACCCAGATTGGCCGTCTCCAGGTGGCACAGGCGGGTGGCCCTGCCACGGACGAGGAACAGAAACAGGAGGAGCAGACCAAGACGGTCCAGCTCACGCTCTTCGTCACGCCCACCGAGTTGCGGTTGGCGGCGGACCAGAGCGAGTTCCCGCCCATCGAGGCCAAGCGCGGTGCCAACGGCAAGTTGGACCTGGCGCCGCTGTTGGCCCGGTTCAAGGAGCTCAAGGCGCAGTTCCCGGATCAGTCAGCCATCACGCTGCAGACCGAGGACAAGGTCCGTTACGAGGACCTGGTGCGCATCATCGACCAGTGCATCGGCGCCGGCCTGCCCCAGGTCTCGGTGTCCGCCATCATGGGCTAG
- a CDS encoding ExbD/TolR family protein encodes MAIKAPGKRYGKRLQHSKVFGHGAAHGKHGGNADVLITPLVDMFVIIVLFLIANFSATGEVLMMTKDIQLPEATNVKEVEMNPVVMVSGEEVSISGNVVGRVQDLVKEEYLNIPALEEKLRDMKKQFEDLHAMAEGNTNAFKGDVNIQAHKDVEFSIIKRVMFSCASAGYNNINFATLQKGDASAGEPTAAKTE; translated from the coding sequence ATGGCCATCAAGGCTCCCGGTAAGCGCTACGGCAAGCGGCTGCAGCACTCCAAGGTGTTCGGCCACGGCGCGGCCCACGGCAAGCACGGCGGCAACGCGGACGTGCTCATCACCCCGCTGGTCGACATGTTCGTCATCATCGTGCTCTTCCTCATCGCCAACTTCTCGGCGACGGGCGAGGTGCTGATGATGACCAAGGACATCCAGCTCCCCGAGGCGACCAACGTCAAGGAGGTGGAGATGAACCCGGTGGTGATGGTGTCCGGAGAGGAAGTCTCCATCTCCGGCAACGTCGTCGGCCGGGTGCAGGACCTGGTGAAGGAGGAGTACCTCAACATCCCCGCGCTGGAGGAGAAGCTCCGGGACATGAAGAAGCAGTTCGAGGACCTCCACGCCATGGCCGAGGGCAACACCAACGCCTTCAAGGGTGACGTGAACATCCAGGCCCACAAGGACGTGGAGTTCTCCATCATCAAGCGGGTGATGTTCAGCTGCGCCAGCGCCGGCTACAACAACATCAACTTCGCCACCCTGCAGAAGGGTGACGCCTCGGCGGGCGAGCCCACTGCCGCCAAGACGGAGTAG